From one Humulus lupulus chromosome 8, drHumLupu1.1, whole genome shotgun sequence genomic stretch:
- the LOC133796238 gene encoding uncharacterized protein LOC133796238, with the protein MARKFLIKFFPPSKSTQLRSDIGQFRQLEQEPFYEAWERFKDLLQRCSKHGYQNWMQVQIFYKGLNAPTRTIVDAAAGGTLLAKTADEAFTLMEEMATNSYQWPNERSDPRKVAGLYEVDQKTAMYAQIAALQTQMVALSAQNNPTVMQRVAAATTMQRQDMSPEQAQFMANCSFTNNYRSNNMPNYYHPGLRNHENFSYANNKNVLQPPPGFNSQQQQEKKQSLEGILGTFIMESNKMFGKNEARLDNIETHMTNMGASMKKIEIQVGQLAIAVNSNQKGSFPSDTVVNPKESCQVVSLRSGKVLDEGNVQECSKEKVEPVVREVDKEEQAKKQSGSDKTGMKKDSLPMYQPPIPYPQRFQKKKLDEQFAKFLEIFKRIHINIPFADALEQMPNYVKFMKEVMSKKRRLADFETVKLTEECSAILQKKLPQKVKDPDSFTIPFIIGGSSFDKALCDLGASINLMPLSVFKKLGVGEVRPTTITLQLADRSS; encoded by the coding sequence ATGGCAAGAAAGTTCCTGATTAAGTTCTTCCCTCCTTCCAAGTCAACCCAATTACGCAGTGATATTGGGCAATTTCGACAGTTAGAGCAAGAACCATTCTATGAGGCTTGGGAAAGGTTTAAGGACTTATTACAACGTTGCTCAAAGCATGGTTATCAAAATTGGATGCAAGTTCAGATTTTTTATAAAGGGTTAAATGCTCCAACACGAACAATAGTTGATGCTGCTGCTGGGGGTACACTATTAGCCAAGACAGCTGATGAAGCCTTCACTTTAATGGAAGAAATGGCTACCAACAGTTATCAGTGGCCCAATGAGAGGTCAGACCCAAGGAAAGTTGCTGGGTTATATGAAGTTGATCAGAAGACAGCCATGTATGCCCAAATTGCTGCTTTACAAACCCAAATGGTTGCTCTGTCAGCGCAAAATAATCCAACGGTTATGCAGAGAGTAGCAGCGGCTACTACAATGCAGAGGCAAGATATGAGTCCAGAACAAGCTCAGTTTATGGCAAACTGCTCCTTCACCAATAACTACAGAAGCAACAACATGCCTAATTATTATCATCCAGGATTGCGCAACCATGAAAATTTCTCTTATGCTAATAACAAAAATGTACTGCAACCACCTCCGGGATTCAATTCTCAACAGCAACAAGAGAAAAAGCAATCATTGGAAGGCATTTTGGGCACTTTTATTATGGAGTCTAACAAGATGTTTGGAAAAAATGAAGCAAGACTCGACAATATAgaaacccatatgactaacatggGTGCttcaatgaagaaaattgagatTCAAGTGGGCCAATTAGCTATTGCTGTGAATTCTAATCAGAAGGGAAGTTTTCCTAGTGACACTGTGGTAAATCCAAAGGAATCATGCCAAGTAGTTTCTTTGAGAAGTGGTAAGGTGCTTGATGAGGGTAATGTTCAAGAATGTTCAAAGGAGAAAGTTGAGCCAGTGGTACGAGAGGTAGACAAGGAAGAGCAAGCCAAGAAGCAGAGTGGAAGTGACAAGACTGGCATGAAGAAAgatagccttccaatgtatcaacCTCCCATTCCTTACCCTCAACGGTTTCAGAAGAAGAAATTAGATGAACAGTTTGCAAAGTTTCTAGAAATCTTCAAAagaattcacataaacattccaTTTGCAGATGCTCTTGAGCAAATGCCCAATTATGTGAAGTTCATGAAAGAAGTCATgtcaaagaaaagaagattagcaGACTTTGAAACTGTGAAGCTAACAGAAGAATGCAGCGCCATCTTACAGAAAAAGTTGCCTCAAAAGGTGAAAGACCCTGATAGCTTTACTATACCCTTCATTATTGGAGGGTCATCCTTTGACAAGGCATTATGTGATCTTGGAGCGAGTATTAATTTGATGCCACTTTCAGTTTTTAAAAAGTTGGGGGTAGGAGAGGTGAGGCCCACAACCATTACTCTTCAATTAGCAGATCGATCATCCTAG